Part of the Salminus brasiliensis chromosome 2, fSalBra1.hap2, whole genome shotgun sequence genome, gacagttgaagactggagaagTGTAGTCTGGCCTAATGAATCTTGATTTTTGCTGAgaacacagatggtagggtcagaattattcaccaacagcatgaatccaggAATCTGCCTTGTTGGGTTGTTGTTGGGTGCAACTTTTCAGGCCAGTGGATGTGGTATAATGGTGAAGGgtgaatgttttcttggcactcTTTGAGCCCATTAATGGATTAACttatgttatattaaaatgttaatgttgcaAAATTCTGGGGtgcactaggctgcctgtttcagctgcatatctgccctttgaaaatgaatgcattttagtaaaatcaaatatattaaaggagcatctgtGTGTAATACTGATCaattaacatgtgtttcatggaagggaaaatatgatgagtagttggctataagtattgtaatggtgcaaaaagtcaaacttcagaggcatgtgaCCAATAACCTTtactggaatgtaaatgtggggcttagttgggacatttcagtAGAGTTCTCTTTAGTCTCTAACACGGacgtcttcatactagactgcATACGTCTGCTATGTCCCTACTGGAGTGTGACGTGACGTATGCAGGTGCGATGGATctcttacaaaccaatagggtgtcagaatggtatatatttatacttctcatccaaccaatcaaattcacactttccagatgccggaatgaaaacaaacggtaaggagtagaaagttaaGATAATTGTGTGGAAATGTAAgcagtagaagtaaaaagtcggcTGAATAATAAtttctccagtaaagtatagataatcAAAATGTCTACTTAAGaaaggtaacaaagtatttgtacttcctTACTTGAcacctacatatatatatatatgtatttttgttttacacttatgttatattaaaatgttaatgttgaaaaatgttgggatgcactaggctgcctgtttcagctgcatatctgcccattgaatgctcatcattctgcccATCCATCTGCACATTTAATAATTACAATGATAAAGAGACAAGCTGTGAACTACTGTCTTTGCCAACTTTGCtaacatatttatataagaGTAATCATTTTTTTTGGGTTGTACTATAAACAGATGTTACATTTGGTAGTAAGTGGACTGCCTTAAAATGTTGTGAACATCCTAATACTAAATTAAAAGAACAATAATCAGTGTTAACTTATTATTTTAAGATCAATTATTTTCCAAATTGTAACGCAACATGGACACTTAGttataaaccttttttttctaaTGGTTTTCTAAATGTGTTTTGAACTATTTTACAGAACAGGTTTATTTTGCAAGTAATTTCTTCGCAAAGTGTGTTCTCAACATGTTGTCAATCCAGTATAAATCCACCTCTCAGAgtaggacaaaaaaaatcatcatgTTTTTTTGGTATTAAAGTATTGAAATATGtcttgaaaaaaaattaaatagcCAGTTGTAGTATTTAATACTGCACttcacatttttcacatttaatcCAACCACATAAATCAATTTTTAGCACTGCACTGACTTCAGAGTTTGGATGTATATTTGAGATATGAAACTCCAAGGAGTTTCTTACAGCTCAGTTATGGCAATATTAAGTACGCTGTGTGCAATTAAGGTTTGTCATGGCATTTAAACTCTGGGCCACACATGCTTGGATGCCACCCTCCACCTGGCATGTGAAATGTTTCTATATTATGTCTATTTTTGGCCAAAGCGGTCCCAACTGTGTTATTGCATCCAAATTTGGACAAAGCCCTCGTCATTCTGCAGTGCTATATTGGCCGGAATGAAAGTAGTAAGTGTGGGCCAGAACTGGGCATTCAGCTTTATGTTCTGCAACTTTATTCAATACCATGGCGAGCTTAAGGACAGGTTTTAGAGAGAGGTGGCTTTTTTGTaactaaatgaataaaacaatgAGGCTGAACAAATACTACTGTAAAGAATACACATCCAACATTGAGAAATCCACAGCGAGAGTGAAAGGTCTCTTGACTTCACTctgtaaatacaaatatgtgccTCAGTGCCTGGATAATAATTCTTTCCAGATTATTTTAACCACTGTTATTGGTTCACAATAGAATATGTTGCCTGCCACTGACCAAGCAAAGGTGACCATAACCTGACCAGTAAAAAAGCAGTTGCTCATTTGTGGTGTGGGTAGAGCAAGCTGGTTTTTAACCtacaaaatctctctctctttctctctctctctctctctctctctctctcttttccagctGCTGCTTGGTTAATTAGTACCTCCTCTCTTCACTCCTACAGCTACAcaaataataacacacacacgctgcagTGTTATTTTTGTCATGCTTACTAATGCAGTACAGGATAAAGTGTTATGCATGGTATAATCAGTAGAGGACAGCAAAAAAATCCATGTACTTTATACGTTACTGcactttattactatattaacaTATGTTtttactgatatatatatatatatatatatatatatatatatatatatatatatatatatatatatatatatatatatgatactaAACCCCACTATACTAAACTGTCAGACTGTAGCTAAGTAACTATTACTAGACATACATTTACAGTGCCATTGCTCGAGCACAACAACCAGCCAAGTCTGCTGGACCTGATGAGgtttctcactttttgacagTCCTCTACAGGCTTTAGCCTCTTTCTTCATTCTCATAATCACTGATTTACAACTTTAATTAATTGATTAGACCAGGAATTGAATGGTAACTGTAAATGCTTGGAAATGGTTAAGCTTACTCACTCACAGACATAAAATTATTATTGAAAGAGGTAAATTATAAAAatggtttattttttatttgttatacagtggggggggggagtatttagtcagtcacaaattgtgcaagttctcccacttaaaaaaaatgagagagatatgtaattgacatcataggtagacctcaactatgagagacaaaatgagaaaaaaaatctgaaaatcacattgtctgatttttaaagaatttatttgcaaataatggtggaaaataagtatttgatcacctacaaacaagcaagatttctggctgtcacagacctgtaacttcttctttaagaggcttctctgtcctccactcattacctgtattaatggcacctgtttgaactcattaacagtataaaagacacctgcccacaacctcaaacagtcacactccaaactccactatggtgaagaccaaagagctgtcgaaggacaccagaaacaaaattgtagacctgcaccaggctgggaagactgaatctgcaataggcaagcagcttggtgtgaagaaatctactgtgggagcaataatcagaaaataggagacctacaagaccactgctaatctccctcgatcaggggctccacgcaagatctcagcccgtggggtcaaaatgatcacaagaatggtgagcaaaaatcccagaaccacatggggggacctagtgaatgacctgcagaaagctgggaccaacgttacaaaggctaccgtcagtaacacactacgccaccagggactcagatcttgcagtgccagacgtgttcttctgcttaagccagtattgggagaatgtcttatggtcagatgaaaccaaattagaactgtttggtacaaacacaacttgttgtgtttggaggagagtgaatgctgagttgcatccaaagaacaccataccaactgtgaagcatgggggtgacaacatggggctgtttctctgcaaagggactaggaagactggtccgtgtacatgaaagaatgaatggggccatgtattgtgagattttgagtgcaaacctccttccatcagcaaaggcattgaagatgaaacgtggctgggtctttcagcatgacaatgatcccaagcacactgccagggcaacaaaggagtggcttcgtaagaagaatttcaaggtcctggagtggcctagccagtctccagatctcaaccccatagaaaacctttagagagagttgaaagtctgtgttgcccaccgacagccccaaaacatcactgctctagaggagatctgcatggaggaatgggccaacataccagcaacgctgtgtgccaaccttgtaaagacttacagaaaacgtttgacctctgtcattgccaacaaaggatatataacaaagtattgagatgaacttttgttattgaccaaatactaatttcccaccattatttgcaaataaattctttaaaaattagacaatgtgattttctgaatttcttttctcattttgtctctcatagttgaggtccacccatgatgtcaattacaggcctctctcatttatttaagtgggagaacttgcacaattggtgactgactaaatactttttttccccactgtaatgTGAAAATATGCTTTAAGATGTACGTCCTAGCTAATTAGCTTTATCTGTCATCATCTCATATGTCACAATATTTTGCACAATACAACATCTGACTCCTAAAACAGTATAAAAACAAAGTAGCATGTataagtgtgtctgtgtatgctCACCTCCGAACTGCTTCTTCCAGTTGCAGGGGATTTTGCAGCGCTGTGTTTTGATGGTCTGTTTGCAGTCAATGCCGCCACGAGTGCCCTCTCTGGTACCCAAGCCGCAGTCGCCCTCAttcgccacacacacactccactgccACTCCCCGCAGTCCGACTTACGCTCCTTCTTacctgtaaaaacacacacaagcaaggtacacaaataaacacaatcaTACCACTGCCTAGTTGAGAGCATTCATTTCAAAagtatggaatatatatatgcaataacTGAACAATAGATAAACAGtgcatacactgtaaaaaaaaaaaaaaaaactattcatTAATGAATTCATAATTCAATTAAATGGTATGAAAACATATGTAAATAGTATGGAAACAAAGGTTTTCATACCATGGGAGACTTGATAAACCCAAAACAGTAAAACTTTTTAATACTGATAACTTACAAGACATATATGATGTGATTCTTCATAATTAACTTATCATGAACTAATACAatgttattatagttattattgtaattaatttattaacattaaattatAATAGACATGTAACCTTAACTTCATAACAAGTCATTTACGTCACAAGTACCAAATCATGAACTGTCCTACAACTTATGAACTGTCctatgcttatatatatatctgtatagGCCTATTACATATAAAGTGTAACGTCCACACATGTTCCAAATTTGCATATATATTGATATTGTATATTGTTGCTCATAAACCTGAATGTTATGACTAAATAGCTATTTTGTGTAAACAAAACCTTTGCAGTTGTGAGAAAAGTCTAATTTCAAAAGAAGACAGGATGTCCTCAGACTTTTGACAGGCAGTGTGTACATGTCAGTTCTATACAGGCCATTCAGATTAACACGATTGGTGTGGAATACAGAGTGGGGAGCAGAATGGATTAGCTGGCCTGAGTAACACTCAGGCTGACACATTTCTCTCACCTTGCTTTTCCGCCTTTCCGCCTTCTGCCAGCATCACTGTGACAACCAATAGGGCCAGAacagccacacacacccactgtTGCTGCATGCTGGGAGAGAGCACAGGTGTAGGTTAGAAAACCAATAGTTTACATGCACAGTTCTTTTACTGGGTTCAATTCAAACAAGTGCAAGCTGACCACCCTATTAATATGTGCAGCATTATTAAACATGACAATAGTGTTTGAGGTttacggtttgtcacttccatgtactgaacacgTCCTTTTTTTTCTAGACATGTCCTCTTTTCAGGATCTAAAAATGTGTCCAGAAGGGATTTCTACACTGCATAAATGTACAGTATCTCGCATTAATTTCACATTTGTATTTGCTTCTAGATTGACCACACTTTCTGAGTATGGATTTTTACATTAGTCTTTACTTATATATCCAGATTTCTCACCACCACAACTGGTCTGTATGTCTCTGCATCTATatgcagagagagcagagagaacaagagatgGCGAATGACTGCAGCCTAAAAGTAGGCTGTTAAACAACAAGTATAAGTATAAAAATACTAGGCCTTCTTCAAGGGAGGTTTTTGGTCGTGTTATATatatggtttatatatatataaataaattattagatTGTTTTGTAGAAACCTTTACCCCATTCACTTTATATGCCTATGTACATGGTTTCTTAAAGCAATATTATGCAGAACAGTAAAGtaacagctttaaaattatGTTGATGCTCTACCTACTTATCAAGTGAGAATATTGTCTATTGTTGCTACTCTTGGAACACCAGGAAGGACGGTGCAGAACGACGCTGGCAAAAACCATGTAATGCTGTGTAACAGGAGTCATGTTCATGTATAATCCTATAATATTGCCCTGCTGTGAcagtccacatgattctttcactttcagctcAAAGCATGATCTGTCTGCACtgcagtgaattacacttcTGTACGGTGAgatgagcaagaaataccaattctcacgaAATGCAGCTTTAAAGAACCAAAGCAGAACCCTTTCTGATTCCATTAGGTACTGTATAATTggattaaataattattacctGTTTACTCTCCTCTTTTACTTCAACTATTTGCTCAATTAGTAACTAACACCTGATAGCAGCTAATCATGTAAGCTACCCAGTATTTTTATGAATACAtaagagttaaaaaaaatgatttcatCAGTTCTATTTAAACAAGCAATTTTGGTATCCATGTGATAGATTTCAGTCAATAGAAACACATCTACAGTATAATGaagaaaaaataagaaagagaaaTTTTAATCTCAATAAAGGTAAGTTTGACTATGACCAATGCACTGCTACTATGACCCGAGGATCACTAGTTTTAATCCCAGGTCATGGCgccagccatcagcagccagaacccaaaagagcacaattggccttactCTTTCCGGTTAGGTAGATGTCTCTCTACAACACCAGTTGTTCTGTACAATGtgcttaaaataaatgttttagcAGGGTGTGAGACATTATTTTGACTGCGAGCAGGCAGCTGAAGTGCAAGTGAGAGTGGAGGCACACGATAGATAGAGCTAAGCTAGAACGGACTGACCGCTCTCAGCTAGTCCGACTCTCACTCAGCCATCAGTTCCCACTGGCACCACACTGCTCAACCTTTTAATCAAAGTTTGTGCCCATTCTAGCTCCACTCAAttgcttttttcttctctttactTTAGAAATGTTCGCTATTTTTcctctcttgctcactctccCGTTATTTTAAAGCGTCAGAAAGGCACTCAGACAGCTCTAAGGAGAAATGCGCATGAGGAGTTGGTAATTATTGAGCGTCTGAAACCCAAGTGCTTCACCGTGCTTAAATTACCGCAAAGGTACAGCCTACCGGCGACATTATCTCCATTCCTCAGTTTCAATTAATCATGAGTCTGCCCTCCCTCtttcctctcattctctctccttctctctctctctccctccatgcCTCTCACTCTCCTCCCCAAACCTACTCTTTCCGCTTTATATTTTTAGCTCTCCGCTCTCCCTGGCTCTACGTGATCACTCCT contains:
- the ptn gene encoding pleiotrophin, giving the protein MQQQWVCVAVLALLVVTVMLAEGGKAEKQGKKERKSDCGEWQWSVCVANEGDCGLGTREGTRGGIDCKQTIKTQRCKIPCNWKKQFGGECKYDFQAWGECDVATGMKNRTGVLKRALMDANCPNTVSATKPCGKTKQQDSRKPKRDGKKKEQAPSE